The following are from one region of the Syngnathus acus chromosome 19, fSynAcu1.2, whole genome shotgun sequence genome:
- the meiob gene encoding meiosis-specific with OB domain-containing protein, giving the protein MAAMNYKCISELDPKLSNPMLVGIIIGKTDIKHSPARKDARVDRLLFSFTIKDSPDFFINVLALGSDRYINTMFNSYNIGDVVTIENPLVAIKDLEKEERFCPTTPSPYRLILSEFYSQVHLCVDMVTKDRLLPLIHIPVKDSKDFYNLGDIQACGNNLDGSFINILAAVKGIGEMKLFQKSDGCPGQRMEVKLFDELVSSFSLVCWDREAIKQVQTSVCKGAVIFIADAKITFDSFRNGMTATVNSKTIITVNPDTQEAGLLYRYAAEMLKSGALEQDDMPLESITAVYTVAQLKEKSQESPEPVYGITISFITGFNLDSSFSKVIKTRCTNCKFQVTEGMQYCSNQLCPGKGQVFSSTTGFDLLMDLSDRTGTLQCNLRSPVADAMLGCTTEQFTRLTETDRSALKWKFLLETSKTYVKMFRSTRTKSGFRAVVLSCSLVDTDEATQHTSAQLNED; this is encoded by the exons ATGGCCGCCATGAACTACAAGTGCATCTCTGAGCTTGATCCGAAATTGTCTAACCct ATGTTGGTCGGCATAATAATAGGAAAAACTGATATTAAGCACTCCCCCGCCAGAAAAG ATGCTAGAGTGGACAGACTCCTTTTTAGCTTCACAATTAAGGACTCTCCTGACTTCTTCATCAATGTGTTGGCCCTGGGAAGTGACCGTTACATTAACACAATGTTCAACAGTTACAATATCGGTGATGTTG TCACTATAGAAAATCCATTGGTGGCTATCAAAGATTTAGAGAAGGAGGAAAGATTCTGTCCGACTACACCAAG TCCCTACAGGCTGATACTGTCAGAGTTTTATTCTCAAGTGCATCTTTGTGTGGACATGGTCACCAAAGACCGCTTGCTGCCACTGATTCACATCCCAGTTAAGGACTCCAAGGACTTCTACAATCTGGGAGATATCCAGGCCTGCGGGAATAATCTGGACGGATCGTTCATAAACATACTCGCTGCTGTGAAAGGA ATCGGCGAGATGAAACTATTTCAGAAATCAGATGGATGCCCGGGACAGAGGATGGAAGTGAAGCTTTTTGATGAATTGGTCTCATCCTTCTCACTGGTTTG TTGGGACAGAGAAGCCATTAAGCAAGTTCAGACTTCTGTGTGCAAAGGGGCCG TGATCTTCATAGCGGATGCAAAGATTACCTTTGACAGCTTCCGCAACGGAATGACCGCAACAGTCAACTCCAAAACCATTATCACTGTCAATCCTG ACACGCAAGAGGCCGGCCTGCTCTACAGATATGCTGCGGAGATGTTGAAATCCGGAGCTCTGGAACAAGATGACATGCCAC TGGAGTCAATCACTGCCGTGTACACTGTTGCTCAACTGAAGGAAAAAAGCCAGGAGTCTCCAGAGCCAGTCTATGGCATCACAATCAGTTTCATCACCGGGTTCAATCTGGATTCTTCCTTTTCTAAAGTCATCAAGACTCGCTG CACCAATTGCAAGTTCCAGGTGACTGAGGGCATGCAGTATTGCAGCAACCAGTTGTGTCCGGGAAAGGGTCAAGTCTTCTCGTCCACAACTGGCTTTGACCTACTAATGGACCTCAGCGACCGCACTGGGACTCTGCAGTGCAACCTAAGAAGCCCGGTGGCTGACGCCATGTTGGGATGCACT ACTGAGCAGTTCACCCGTTTGACCGAGACCGATCGGTCTGCGTTGAAGTGGAAGTTTCTCCTGGAGACGAGCAAAACATATGTGAAG ATGTTCCGCTCCACTCGCACAAAGAGTGGGTTCCGGGCAGTGGTCCTGTCATGTTCACTGGTTGACACAGATGAAGCGACGCAGCACACTTCAGCCCAGCTGAATGAGGACTGA
- the LOC119138780 gene encoding glycerol-3-phosphate phosphatase has product MAGSKCVRLNVELANKLLESVDSILFDCDGVIWRGDQAIPGAPQVINLLKEHGKKVFFVTNNSTKTRKLYVDKMSTLGFNANEEEVFGTAYCSAMYLKTVCKLQGKVYLIGSNAMKQELEAVGIQQTGLGPDHIFGKQTDWANVPLEPDVKAVLVGFDEDFSYMKVNRAMQYLTRTDCLFVGTNRDTRLPLEGGTAVPGTGCLLQAVELAAQRQAATVGKPSHFMFDCVASKFGLDPGRCLMVGDRLDTDIMLGSNCGLKTLLTLTGVSTVAEAEANQKSGCSEKHKMVPDYYVESIADLLPALQG; this is encoded by the exons ATGGCCGGGTCTAAATGCGTTCGACTCAATGTCGAGCTGGCGAACAAACTGCTGGAATCCGTGGACAGCATCTTGTTTGATTGCGACGGGGTCATCTGGAGGGGGGACCAGGCGATCCCCGGTGCGCCTCAAGTTATCAACCTGCTCAAGGAACACGGGAAGAAAGTCTTCTTCGTGACTAACAACAGCACCAAGACGAGGAAGTTGTACGTAGATAAAATGTCCACGCTGGGCTTCAACGCAAATGAGGAAGAGGTGTTTGGAACCGCTTACTGTTCCGCCATGTACCTGAAGACTGTGTGCAAGCTGCAGGGCAAAGTGTACCTGATCGGCAGCAACGCCATGAAGCAGGAGCTGGAGGCTGTCGGCATCCAGCAGACCGGACTGGGACCGGACCACATCTTTGGCAAGCAGACCGACTGGGCCAATGTGCCTCTGGAGCCTGACGTCAAGGCAGTGCTGGTTGGGTTTGATGAGGATTTCAGCTACATGAAGGTGAACAGAGCCATGCAGTACCTCACCCGGACGGACTGTTTGTTTGTGGGGACCAACAGAGACACCAGGCTGCCTCTGGAGGGGGGCACGGCTGTCCCAG GTACGGGCTGCCTACTGCAGGCGGTGGAGTTGGCAGCCCAGCGCCAGGCCGCAACGGTGGGCAAACCCAGCCACTTCATGTTCGATTGCGTGGCCTCCAAGTTCGGCTTGGACCCCGGCCGTTGCCTGATGGTGGGCGACCGCCTCGACACAGACATCATGCTGGGTTCCAACTGCGGCCTCAAGACGCTCCTCACCCTCACCGGGGTCAGCACGGTGGCCGAAGCCGAGGCCAACCAGAAGAGCGGCTGCTCGGAGAAGCATAAGATGGTGCCGGATTATTACGTGGAGAGCATTGCCGACCTGCTCCCCGCCCTGCAGGGCTGA
- the mlst8 gene encoding target of rapamycin complex subunit lst8 has protein sequence MNVNQGTVGSDPVILATAGYDHTVRFWQAHSGICTRTVQHQDSQVNSLEVTPDRSMIAAAGYQHIRMYDLNSNNPNPVINYDGVSKNITSVGFHEDGRWMYTGGEDCMARIWDLRSRNLQCQRIFQVNAPINCVCLHPNQAELIVGDQSGVIHIWDLKTDHNEQLIPEPEVSINAVHIDPDASYMAAVNSSGNCYVWNLAGGMGDEVTQLIPKTKIPAHKRYSLRCKFSPDSTLLATCSADQTCKIWRTSNFSLMTELSIKSNNPGETSRGWMWDCAFSGDSQYIVTASSDNLARLWCVETGEIKREYSGHQKAVVCLAFNDSVLT, from the exons ATGAACGTGAATCAGGGAACTGTGGGCAGCGACCCGGTCATTTTGGCCACGGCTGGGTACGACCACACAGTCCGCTTTTGGCAAGCCCATAGCGGGATTTGCACCCGGACAGTCCAGCACCAAGACTCT CAAGTGAATTCACTTGAAGTAACACCAGACAGGAGTATGATTGCTGCTGCAG GTTATCAGCATATCCGCATGTACGATCTGAACTCCAACAATCCCAACCCAGTGATTAACTATGACGGCGTTAGCAAGAACATCACCTCAGTTGGTTTCCATGAAGATGGACGCTGGATGTACACGGGTGGAGAAGATTGCATGGCTCGTATCTGGGACCTGAG GTCACGGAATTTACAATGTCAGAGGATCTTCCAGGTCAATGCACCCATCAACTGTGTGTGCCTGCATCCAAATCAG GCAGAACTAATAGTCGGAGACCAGAGTGGAGTGATTCATATTTGGGATCTGAAAACGGACCACAATGAACAACTCATTCCCGAGCCGGAGGTGTCCATCAACGCAGTTCACATCGATCCCGATGCCAGTTACATGGCAGCAGTCAACAGCTCG GGTAACTGTTACGTTTGGAACCTGGCTGGAGGTATGGGAGATGAGGTTACGCAACTTATTCCCAAAACTAAGATCCCCGCACACAAACGCTATTCACTTCGCTGCAAGTTCAGCCCTGATTCCAC TTTGTTGGCCACCTGCTCAGCGGATCAGACCTGCAAAATTTGGAGGACATCCAATTTCTCTCTGATGACTGAGCTGAGCATCAAGAGCAACAATCCTGGAGAGACATCTAGGGGCTGGATGTGGGACTGCGCCTTCTCCGGGGACTCGCAGTACATCGTCACTG CTTCATCTGACAACTTGGCACGTCTGTGGTGTGTGGAGACCGGTGAGATTAAAAGAGAGTACAGTGGCCATCAGAAAGCCGTGGTGTGTCTGGCCTTTAATGACAGCGTGCTCACCTGA
- the bricd5 gene encoding BRICHOS domain-containing protein 5, protein MTGHRMMRCWNLPEGRCCMESDSSSFNRIPQKAICISLFASLILILLALGLTGHLGFPQRHLQNEQHQTVRFTAPDPTGVLLLNQSAVVDQQNGLVTFSVTSGANQTSTVLFDIKHGLICYQPVHQEICFLRTMETSDYENVRSLLQASVHKQSQFQLSVNETRRQTEFLGVLSASQTDVLTLEEPLKLLCQNRTIYWTKRTEGPGKQRLVYFCIDICFPNSICVSVCFYYLPE, encoded by the exons ATGACGGGACACAGGATGATGAGGTGTTGGAATCTTCCAGAAGGAAGATGCTGCATG GAATCGGACTCCTCGTCTTTCAATCGTATCCCCCAAAAAGCCATTTGTATAAGCCTCTTTGCTTCCCTCATCCTGATCCTCctggccttgggtttgaccgGACATCTTGGATTTCCTCAGCGACACTTGCAG AATGAACAGCATCAGACAGTCCGATTCACCGCCCCAGACCCGACCGGGGTCCTGCTCCTTAACCAGTCTGCAGTCGTAGACCAGCAGAACGGCCTGGTGACCTTTTCTGTGACCTCAGGGGCCAATCAAACATCCACGGTGCTCTTTGACATTAAACAT gGCTTGATATGTTACCAGCCGGTCCACCAGGAGATCTGCTTCCTGCGGACCATGGAGACGTCGGACTACGAGAACGTGCGCTCCCTTCTTCAAGCGTCTGTACACAAG CAGAGTCAGTTCCAGCTGTCTGTGAACGAGACCCGGAGGCAGACAGAGTTCTTGGGGGTCCTGTCGGCCAGTCAGACAGATGTCCTGACCTTGGAGGAACCTCTGAAGCTTCTGTGTCAGAATAGGACAATCTACTGGACCAAGAGGACAGAAG ggcCGGGCAAACAGAGGCTGGTCTATTTCTGCATCGACATATGCTTTCCCAACAgcatctgtgtgtctgtttgcttTTACTACTTACCAGAGTAA